The sequence tcaaagctgagggagaggggctacgtccggacctgggagcaggtccggacaaaattcaagcgccttaagctggacttcctaaacagtctggaacagtggggggggatcccgcagccaagtgggaggacggtcttccacgaccagatggttaaaatatgggagaaggctgggaagccccccctggacatgaggaggcatatgggtgagtgctgccctcgttgtgttttgcccttaaacatgcatggaatgactagctgcctctttcccctactgtccccaatgaaattcgagaaagtatttagatgctgtcaaccccctcagacttagccagccagtactgtagaaccactttggttatgcgcttagactctaactgtggtgtgtctacctgctgtgtttcatctctgttttgtgtgcttttaattatgatttgtctttttctttgcccagccacacaatcaccatccaagctggcaacagcacctgagcgtgaggagggggaggaagagggaccttccacctcgggacaggctgcaggtgagagttttatgcctgtgcgggagacccatgtgtgtgtacccccatggagccatatgggagcctgctgtgatgctcccatttgaagtgttattaaattctttgtttgatttctatagctgaaactgtggaggcaaggctgcgtgccatggaggccagagttacttccctggaggctcaagtggcagagctgaaaggggagattgagcagcacaggcaacagagggaggcggaagaacgtaggttatgttccccactgcccaactcatctcacactgtggctaaggccacttaaaagtgtatgcatgtaaactaaagaaatttgaaaatatgtgtggtactaatgtgtactttttctccctccccacagttaagaagaaggaggacgaagagctcttccggcgcaaagttagggggaccgtgggacggctgtgcaggagagttagggcgatggaaggggctggggaggggagcggtgggaactgagttttgtttcctgtttgtgttttggggtaggggttggggggggggggctccaagtttcattccctaatgtttttcccctgttaaatgtatacctttgttaaaaaaaataggttttccaggggggtggggggtggtggtgctggtggggctccaagtttcattccctaatgtttttcccctgttaaaatgttgtttaaaataaaatgttattgcaaattttataacaagactccagtgtgacttcttaaactcgcacatatttaaccccacaccacactcctaaaactccttgaactaacacccctccaacctccaacccacacagcagtaccacaatatacacaatcactagagaggccgctttcagccttgcagattctacagtagggtacacagagacagagtcaaaaatataaactttattcaacaaacaacaaaacacagataacatgaaatagaaaaagtgggcaaaactaggagggggagtacttgtctgctggtttaatttttctctttccgagaatagtcctccttcttgtttgggtggaggcattctgagagggagttggtggggtgggtgctggaagtggtggtgttggtgtgggtggtggtgggggggcgatttgtggagggtaggccctttccatgaccgctactgccctctccatgagtctccttatcagtcgcacctcctccacgccttcgcgtaggatttggtttgtctctctaaggactgccctcaattttctcccctcctgggcaatgagtgtgagcatggcttggtcagcggccgcggcacgccgtgactcctcatagcagtgctcaaggagcctctctcccacgcttgtcaagactgagacgcgcctcagcctgccgcgttccctcgtaagcctctcctctgctgggagcgcacctctaggtggtgggctgcctggaggcaggggtggttcctcctcctcatctgaaagaacctctgttggcaaaaaatgagaaacaaaactgttagtaacatcaaaaaagtcaaaacacaccatggtggacatggtgtccttttttgtccccgtgttttcctgccaagaatttaaacaatccccggtgagcacatggccattgtttgtttgcccatgttgtgcttttacttttgcctactttcacagcaggactctcaacaattaaaagggagcacatggttagtgcctagcgacattgtcctgcagctatggctcgaaaggaacaggtcatgcacgctcaccatcttgaatctgtatccgcctgcgccgggcaggaggtccaagcaccccaggctgttcctcctcctgtgttccgggtatgaaatctgcaaaaaaaggaaaaaaaaaagatctaggaccaaagggtggcaaagccagcttcaaagcctacaccagcaacgcagagggactctcttctttctcttagcagtgctgctgccctgcacaaacagaaaagcacaaagcagttaaaacagcccccccccctatttttactaatacttaccaatgttagttgatgcccccgaatcactatccacgtcaggtgctgctggagactctaggggccccgtccctggcaactgtgtctctgtggacaagagcagaaaatagtgaaaaatgagcaagcatacaccatgaaccacaaagcaagctcccaaagtagtgagccaaagtactgcagaaggcctatgggcgaggcatgcagcaaatattttggggctgtgggttaaacatgaccgtttaaaatactaaccacatcaagcactccacagccaaccatcttattaaatcttttaaaaattaaaattaaattataacattaaaaccgtttcaaatagtaaccacagcaagcactccacagcctaccttcttttaaaatcttttaaaaattaaattataaaattataaaattaaaaccgtttcaaatagtaaccacagcaagcactccacagcctaccatcttatgcgttgcaacgaacacacgagaaaacgatgcccaaacgtcagaacacacatttgctcaaaaggaaatataaaataaaaagaaaatcacttaccggaggcaaggggcgtttgctctggagcctcctctggctccccaggagcgatggcgatcaggtccagcgttaccgattccgcggctcgttgctggacggggggtggagggcgaaagctggacgaggttccctcgccgggatcctcctcagcgggtggttcctcgaccggggcagccggcttccgaaccaccttaaggctccggccgacgcgcttcggcctgccggatccttccccgtccccgtacagctggcgctgctcctcgaagtaggggcaggtaaccttttcgttgccggaacccttattatggttcacggcacgcatgtactctgccctcattgtcttggtcttcgaccggcattcaaggccggtcctgttgtggcccagggcgcgcatcttaatagccacttgttcaaaaacctccctattcctgtgggaggactggaacgcgtcctggattttctcctccgagaaaatcccgatcaggtccctgatctccgcgtccctccaagtagggccacggccggttgcagggacggacgaggcttgagaagacgattccatgttgctttcgctagtagctgagcaaaatggtggtgggaggtgcagggtgcaacggatcatataccttcccgcacacaaagacaaagggactagccggctcctgattggtggagggcagcaggggacacgcacattggccacatcaggtcacatgtcacgttcaaaactcctcgcgcgggaacaggatctgctcctaatggccagattggcgcccttgttgtttgacttaacgcatgcgcgtattcgtttacacgcgagaagagcagtttgaacatgcagcgggagccattttaggaaaatgtccgccattacacaaacgcatgccggtgttcaaccgagagcaagtgcggcagtactcggcagttccccaataatattcaccagccacagcataaatcaaccaaacatgacatgttactggcgtacgttcgttggcacgctcagaggaatgttttttaaaatgaacgggggacggcgactccgcttgccggaggtctagccgccaatggaaggggttgtccgcacccaagcacaagcacgcaccgggaaccacacaaagacccactacacataagccgcccctcatgatatcaccacgaatcatgtctattgaacccctgtaagctaagcaggagactgcgagcggcgaccgttcgttggcacgctcagaggaaaattttttaaaatgaacgggggacggcaactccgcttgccggaggtctagccgccaatggaaggggttgtccgcacccaagcacaagcacgcaccgggaaccacacaaagacccactacacataagccgcccctcatgatatcaccacgaatcatgtctattgaacccctctaagctaagcaggagactgcgagcggcgaacgttcgttggcacgctcagaggaaaattttttaaaatgctccctgtacgttgactccgctaggactggccgatggtagacggggttttaagctttgggcaaattttgggaacgtgacggtgtgtgccactgtgcttgtgaaaaactcttgtggtgtccgggcagaatttccgaaagtgatcgtgcttgaaagccagtcgctgtcccgttgcctcgtagatccccgctcgctcggagaaaaaaaaaatggcgaacagttcgccggaagtttggaggacaggctcgggaggagggactttgaagaacccgcaacaatggtaacgcacaggtctttagcgctagtgttgcagattggttgcaggagtgtatcgctatccggagggtgaatccagttttctggattcccctagaagcgctacaacgaagcgcttttggcggttcggtttcaggattgttgcagattgtttacgacgtcgtgcgttatggcaaattagtagcgttttcaatcagctaccattgtgctatttttaagccgtgggaaatgccccttatTCTTGTCAGAAGATGCAAGATATGCAATGAGCAGGATATaatgggtgtcctgcagggggtgctGGAGAAGGTGTATGTTTTGCATAGTtaggacaggaacttcctgatgctttTCAGATGATCTCTTCCAGTGTCCGGATTGGCTCgatttcctgctttttgagcatgtTTCTTCTCTGCTTGCCTTCTGAACTGCAGTTGAGCAACCAAATAACTGCAGCtagctaaatatatatatatatatatatatatatatatatatatatatatatatatatatatatatatatatatatatatatatatatctttctctctgtccctctctgtccctctgtctctgtgtctgtctgtctgtctgtctgtctgtctgtctgtctctctctctctctctctctctctctctctctctctctctctctatctatctatctatctatctatctatctatctatctatctatctatctatctatctatctatctatctatctatctatctcttcctctctgtctctctctttctttctgtctctgtctcaccCTAGAAGCAGGTAtctcatgtctgtctgtctgtctctttccctctctgtctctgtctctttctgtctctctctctctccccccccccccatagctgtttctcttcataaataaaactattgtattctttaAGCAAGCTAatgttctgctttctctgcatattcCAACTCTGCCAACAATACTCTGGGAAATTTTTgctaatctttaaggtgccactggactcacccTAGTTTATACCCTCATGAGCCTTTCCCCAAATGATTCCAAACAAACTGTGTTGTTTCTCACATATAATCATATATCTCTACACTAGGAAT is a genomic window of Paroedura picta isolate Pp20150507F chromosome 8, Ppicta_v3.0, whole genome shotgun sequence containing:
- the LOC143842922 gene encoding uncharacterized protein LOC143842922 yields the protein MIRCTLHLPPPFCSATSESNMESSSQASSVPATGRGPTWRDAEIRDLIGIFSEEKIQDAFQSSHRNREVFEQVAIKMRALGHNRTGLECRSKTKTMRAEYMRAVNHNKGSGNEKVTCPYFEEQRQLYGDGEGSGRPKRVGRSLKVVRKPAAPVEEPPAEEDPGEGTSSSFRPPPPVQQRAAESVTLDLIAIAPGEPEEAPEQTPLASGK